The genomic segment CAACTACTGAGTTCATTGAGATGTTGTGCATGGTGCGCCCTGCCACTCGAGATCAGAGCGCACAAAGGGGAGTTGGTTTTCTGAGTGACTTTGCGTCGGAGGTAACTAGCGTGCATGTGGATTGAGTTGAGAGCAACCTTTTGTTACAGTAGGTGGCGCGTGATGTCATTTCGGGGCACATATAAGTATCATCAGGAGAGGGACATGGCTATGTCTTGAAACACGACTGACAATTCACAACTCGATCTAAAAGCATCTCGGAATAGAGTCATTCAGCGGAGCCattgaagtagcctacagaaaATACTTCATGCAGACTCAAAAATAAGTTCACTGGAGGCTCAGTCAGTCCCACAGTCTCCACAACTTTTCCGTCAACCTGTGAGCACCACGGACAGGGGAAAGAGGGGTTTGGGCAAAATTGTAAAACAAATTCAAACACGTGAGACCGCACTGACCACACAAGGATGTCTGTCCACGCGTCCTGGCTACCAGTACCGCTGCTGGTGTGGGGACTGGTCTGCAGCTCAGTGCGCACTGCCCCGTTAGCGGGTATGCAGAACGGCGCTCTTGAGCGGCATTGGGAAACGCTCTACTCTCGATCACTGGCTCGGAACCCATGGGAAAAGAGAGAAATCACCCGGGATGGTGAATATCTTATGGGCATCAAAAGACTTAGGCGTCTCTATTGCAACGTCGGCATTGGGTTTCATATTCAAGTTTTACCAGACGGAAAGATAACTGGAATACATAACGAAAATAGATACAGTAAGTTTAGTTTCATACTTTTATTTAAACCAGCA from the Oncorhynchus kisutch isolate 150728-3 linkage group LG4, Okis_V2, whole genome shotgun sequence genome contains:
- the LOC109888725 gene encoding fibroblast growth factor 4B-like, with product MSVHASWLPVPLLVWGLVCSSVRTAPLAGMQNGALERHWETLYSRSLARNPWEKREITRDGEYLMGIKRLRRLYCNVGIGFHIQVLPDGKITGIHNENRYSLLEISPVERGIVTIFGVRSGLFLAMNSKGKLYGSGHYNDECKFKESLLANNYNAYESAAHPGMYIGLSKTGKTKKGNRVTPAMTVTHFLPRI